In Paracoccus methylovorus, a genomic segment contains:
- a CDS encoding MotE family protein, translated as MILAAAGQAVMLADGFSRLSANAEPSALMAGCTDVPEAVALAETLRERALRIDRYMQEVERRKAEISFAEKQLTEKLIELRKLKQQVTLGNQGQSQVQSEDIARLIAVYDQMKPEQAAMVLSNLPPDFAAQILARVQPETGARIMTSVEPGHAAVLTSYMGALRAAGK; from the coding sequence ATGATCCTGGCAGCTGCGGGTCAGGCGGTGATGCTAGCGGACGGGTTTTCGCGGCTATCGGCCAATGCGGAACCTTCGGCACTGATGGCAGGCTGCACTGACGTTCCGGAAGCAGTGGCTTTGGCCGAGACGCTACGCGAGCGTGCCTTGCGCATTGACCGATATATGCAAGAAGTCGAGCGGCGGAAGGCCGAGATATCATTTGCAGAAAAACAATTAACTGAAAAGTTAATTGAATTACGAAAGTTGAAGCAACAGGTCACGCTGGGGAATCAAGGCCAGAGCCAAGTGCAAAGTGAAGATATAGCACGGTTGATTGCGGTCTACGACCAGATGAAGCCCGAGCAGGCAGCTATGGTTTTGTCAAACTTGCCCCCGGATTTCGCCGCGCAAATTCTAGCTCGCGTTCAACCGGAAACTGGCGCACGGATTATGACGTCGGTAGAACCGGGCCATGCTGCGGTGCTGACCTCATATATGGGTGCCCTCAGGGCTGCCGGGAAATAG
- a CDS encoding efflux RND transporter periplasmic adaptor subunit produces MIRKVSVSALLILFALAGGATGFSLPWQKAESQAAPPPRPVVSILVTDTEAASHSIPGVIAARIEVALGFQTLGRVTARNVDIGDVVQEGQVLAALNPDDLQGDVRAAQAAVEAAQVELSTAQATAERTRALTQRNVASTAQLEQAERAYATAQAAVQQAQSELIRARDAEGFAEMRAPFDGVISAVFVNAGAVVSAGEPVLQLSTRDGIEAVIDLPDMMRARINQGDPYEVWTENEPGRVLTASVSQIEPVADAATRTRRVHLALGQDADFRLGALVRARPAGATAARLVLPLAAILDRDGSEYVWVVTREGGQGIITLRPVQTLGPPIGGRVTVTSGLSPGEEVVIRGIQSLSEGQSVGQSVTP; encoded by the coding sequence ATGATACGCAAGGTTTCGGTTTCAGCCCTGCTGATCCTGTTCGCACTGGCTGGCGGTGCGACCGGCTTCTCGTTGCCCTGGCAGAAAGCCGAATCGCAGGCCGCCCCCCCTCCGCGCCCTGTGGTCAGCATCCTTGTCACCGATACCGAGGCGGCCAGTCATTCCATCCCCGGCGTGATCGCCGCTCGGATCGAGGTTGCGCTGGGTTTCCAGACCCTTGGCCGGGTGACGGCGCGCAACGTGGATATCGGCGATGTCGTCCAGGAAGGCCAGGTTCTGGCCGCCCTCAACCCCGACGATCTGCAAGGCGATGTCCGTGCCGCACAGGCCGCGGTCGAGGCGGCGCAGGTTGAACTGAGCACCGCCCAAGCCACGGCCGAGCGCACCCGGGCGCTGACCCAGCGCAATGTGGCCTCGACCGCACAATTGGAACAGGCCGAGCGCGCATATGCCACGGCACAGGCCGCCGTGCAGCAGGCGCAATCCGAGTTGATCCGCGCCCGGGACGCCGAAGGCTTTGCCGAGATGCGCGCGCCCTTCGATGGCGTAATCAGCGCGGTTTTCGTCAATGCCGGGGCCGTTGTCAGCGCAGGAGAGCCGGTGCTGCAGCTTTCGACCCGCGACGGGATCGAAGCGGTGATCGACTTGCCGGACATGATGCGCGCGCGCATCAACCAAGGCGACCCCTATGAGGTGTGGACGGAAAACGAACCGGGGCGCGTCCTGACGGCCTCGGTTTCGCAGATCGAACCGGTGGCGGATGCAGCGACCCGGACGCGGCGCGTCCATCTTGCGCTTGGCCAAGATGCCGATTTCCGCCTGGGGGCATTGGTGCGCGCCCGACCCGCAGGTGCAACCGCCGCCCGGTTGGTCCTGCCTTTGGCCGCCATCCTTGATCGGGACGGCAGTGAATATGTCTGGGTGGTCACCCGCGAGGGCGGTCAGGGCATAATCACCCTGCGTCCCGTCCAGACGCTCGGCCCTCCGATCGGTGGCCGCGTCACCGTCACCTCGGGCCTGTCGCCGGGTGAAGAGGTGGTAATCCGCGGCATTCAATCCCTAAGCGAGGGGCAATCGGTGGGGCAAAGTGTGACACCATGA
- the fliP gene encoding flagellar type III secretion system pore protein FliP (The bacterial flagellar biogenesis protein FliP forms a type III secretion system (T3SS)-type pore required for flagellar assembly.) → MAQDLPLIDTAGLDVIAGGVGRHSIVLLAAMTALSLAPGIAIMVTCFPFIVTVLSILRQSLGLQQSPPNMLIVSLAMFLTWFVMSPVLTEAWDVAGAPLRDGRITITQAFELGIVPFRGFMEHRTDPQMIAALADVAPVADTAPDRLSVLIPAFMLSEIQRAFEIGFLVALPFLIIDLVVSAVLMSMGMMMLPPVVVALPFKLAFFVVVDGWGMIAAALVRSYQ, encoded by the coding sequence ATGGCACAGGATCTTCCGCTGATTGACACGGCAGGTCTTGACGTGATCGCCGGGGGAGTGGGGCGACATTCGATTGTGCTTCTAGCGGCAATGACCGCGCTGTCACTGGCACCAGGCATTGCCATCATGGTTACCTGCTTTCCCTTTATCGTGACCGTGCTGTCGATCCTACGTCAGTCTCTGGGGTTACAGCAATCGCCACCAAACATGCTGATCGTTAGTCTGGCCATGTTCCTTACCTGGTTCGTGATGAGCCCGGTGCTGACCGAAGCCTGGGATGTCGCGGGCGCACCGCTGCGTGACGGCCGGATCACGATCACGCAGGCGTTCGAGCTGGGCATCGTACCCTTCCGCGGCTTCATGGAGCATCGTACAGACCCCCAGATGATAGCAGCTCTTGCCGATGTCGCACCCGTTGCAGACACTGCGCCGGACCGGCTGTCAGTGCTGATTCCGGCCTTCATGCTTAGCGAGATTCAGCGTGCCTTCGAAATTGGTTTTCTGGTCGCACTCCCCTTCCTTATCATTGATCTGGTAGTTTCCGCCGTATTGATGTCCATGGGGATGATGATGTTGCCGCCAGTTGTGGTGGCCCTGCCCTTCAAGCTGGCGTTCTTTGTCGTTGTTGACGGTTGGGGCATGATTGCCGCCGCGCTGGTGCGAAGTTATCAATAG
- a CDS encoding efflux RND transporter permease subunit produces MTPGRFNLSDWALHHRSLVWFLLIVSMVAGTLGYLRLGREEDPNFTVKIMVISASLPGATIEDTLNQVTTRIETKLEELDELKFTRSVTMPGQSVVYLELDPTIRGAHVPEVWKRVRNMMSDIRPEFPQEFQGFQFNDDFGDVFGNIYAFTSDGFTQRELRDRVENIRKQVQALPMAGKTMLLGVRKEQIYLEFSSARLAALGLNHNQVVQTLALQNAISPSGIVQAGPEQVLVRVGGQFDDAESIAAVNLRVGDRFFNIGDVATVQRGYEDPPSALFRYNGKEAIGLQIGMREGGNILEFGQQINALMSGVALSLPIGIEMVKFADQPHVVDEAVGHFVQALAEAVAIVLLVSFVSLGLRAGFVVTLTIPLVLAITFVIMDIYGITLQRISLGALIIALGLLVDDAMIAIETMISRLEVGDSRERAASYAWTSIAFPMLTGTLVTVAGFIPIGLNSSAAGEFTFSLFVVIAVSLIVSWIVAVLFAPLLGVTLLPAKMAHKSERPSWLRRQFHGLLIWGMRHKWLTIAITLAVFAASVLGMRFVEQQFFPTSDRTEIIVDVTERANASIAKTNDSMSRIEAMLAEEQDALFWTTYVGRGAPRFILSMDVPTPGPYMGQIVIQTPDLAARDRLKARLIEFAGQELIGTDIYVKNLEIGPPVGKPVQYRVSSPDLDQARDAARELAAVLATEPRLRDIALDWNEPARVVRLQVNQDQARRLGLTNEDISGALAGTFNGRSITQLRDGIFLIDVIARGSQADRESLESIQNLQLATPTGTPIPLASLAKLEYDTEQPLIMQRDGMPTVTVKADIASKDQPATLVEALAGRVAQFQAGLPPGVTVVVGGTVETSAESQQPIAAVVPIMLLIMATLVMVQMQSFRLSLIVFAAAPLGLIGVVAVLLPFGVPMGFVAILGILALIGILIRNSVILVHEIQVLIAKGHSKWNAVFEASDSRARPILLTAAAASLALIPISRQVFWGPMAFAMMGGIIAGTLVTLIFVPALYCAVFGVRPPEGDPIPSAEDRIRAAAQE; encoded by the coding sequence ATGACTCCAGGCCGCTTCAACCTTTCCGATTGGGCGCTGCACCACCGTTCCCTGGTGTGGTTCCTGTTGATCGTCTCGATGGTGGCGGGCACGCTGGGTTACCTGCGCCTTGGCCGGGAAGAGGATCCGAATTTCACCGTCAAGATCATGGTGATCAGCGCTTCGCTGCCCGGCGCCACCATCGAGGACACGCTGAATCAGGTCACGACGCGAATCGAGACCAAACTGGAGGAACTGGACGAGCTGAAGTTTACCCGCTCGGTCACCATGCCGGGCCAGTCCGTGGTTTATCTGGAACTGGATCCCACGATCCGCGGGGCGCATGTACCCGAGGTCTGGAAGCGGGTCCGAAACATGATGTCCGACATTCGTCCAGAGTTTCCGCAGGAATTTCAGGGATTTCAGTTCAACGACGATTTCGGCGACGTGTTCGGCAACATCTACGCCTTCACCTCGGACGGCTTCACCCAACGCGAATTGCGCGACCGGGTCGAAAATATCCGCAAGCAAGTCCAGGCGCTGCCCATGGCGGGCAAGACCATGCTTCTGGGGGTCCGCAAAGAGCAGATCTATCTGGAGTTTTCCTCGGCGCGACTGGCGGCATTGGGCCTTAACCACAACCAGGTCGTCCAGACGCTGGCGTTGCAAAACGCGATATCACCCTCGGGTATTGTGCAGGCCGGGCCTGAACAGGTGCTGGTGCGCGTGGGAGGACAGTTCGACGACGCGGAGTCAATCGCTGCGGTAAATCTTCGGGTCGGCGACCGATTCTTCAACATCGGCGATGTGGCAACCGTGCAGCGGGGCTATGAGGACCCACCAAGCGCATTGTTCCGCTATAACGGCAAGGAAGCCATCGGACTGCAAATCGGCATGCGCGAGGGCGGAAATATCCTGGAATTCGGCCAGCAGATCAATGCGCTGATGTCGGGGGTGGCGCTCAGCCTGCCCATCGGGATCGAGATGGTCAAGTTCGCCGACCAACCGCATGTCGTGGACGAGGCGGTCGGTCATTTCGTCCAGGCGCTGGCCGAGGCGGTGGCGATCGTCCTGCTGGTCAGCTTTGTCAGTCTGGGGTTGCGGGCCGGTTTCGTGGTCACTCTGACCATTCCGCTGGTGTTGGCGATCACCTTCGTAATCATGGACATTTACGGCATCACGCTACAGCGGATTTCATTGGGCGCGCTGATTATCGCACTGGGCCTGCTGGTCGATGACGCCATGATCGCCATCGAGACGATGATCTCGCGTCTCGAGGTCGGAGACAGCCGCGAACGCGCCGCCAGCTATGCCTGGACTTCCATCGCCTTCCCGATGCTGACGGGCACCCTGGTCACTGTGGCAGGTTTCATTCCCATCGGGCTGAACAGTTCGGCGGCCGGCGAGTTCACCTTTTCGCTGTTCGTGGTGATCGCCGTCTCGCTGATCGTCAGCTGGATCGTTGCCGTGTTGTTCGCACCGCTTCTGGGCGTCACCCTGCTGCCCGCGAAGATGGCGCATAAATCCGAACGACCAAGTTGGCTCAGGCGGCAATTCCACGGCCTGCTTATATGGGGCATGCGGCATAAATGGCTGACCATCGCGATCACGCTGGCAGTCTTTGCGGCTTCCGTGCTGGGAATGCGTTTCGTCGAGCAGCAGTTCTTCCCGACATCCGACCGGACAGAGATCATCGTGGACGTGACCGAACGTGCCAATGCCTCGATAGCCAAGACCAATGACAGCATGTCCCGGATCGAAGCAATGCTAGCCGAAGAACAGGACGCCCTGTTCTGGACCACCTATGTCGGCCGGGGCGCACCGCGATTCATTCTGTCGATGGATGTGCCGACCCCCGGTCCCTATATGGGCCAGATCGTGATCCAGACACCGGATCTGGCTGCGCGCGACCGGCTCAAGGCGCGGTTGATCGAATTCGCCGGGCAAGAGCTGATCGGCACCGATATCTACGTCAAGAACCTTGAAATCGGGCCGCCGGTCGGCAAACCGGTGCAATACCGCGTCTCGTCCCCCGATCTGGATCAGGCGCGCGACGCGGCACGCGAACTGGCCGCGGTGCTGGCGACCGAGCCGCGGTTGCGCGATATCGCTCTGGACTGGAACGAACCCGCGCGCGTCGTCCGGCTTCAGGTCAATCAGGATCAGGCCCGCAGGCTGGGCCTGACCAATGAGGACATTTCAGGCGCGCTGGCGGGTACGTTCAACGGCCGCTCTATCACCCAGTTGCGCGACGGCATCTTTCTGATCGATGTCATCGCACGGGGGTCGCAAGCGGATCGGGAATCGCTGGAATCGATCCAGAACCTGCAATTGGCCACGCCGACGGGCACACCCATCCCGCTCGCCTCGCTGGCCAAGCTGGAATACGATACCGAGCAGCCGCTTATCATGCAGCGGGACGGCATGCCGACGGTGACCGTCAAGGCCGATATCGCCAGCAAGGACCAGCCCGCCACGCTGGTCGAGGCGTTGGCCGGAAGGGTTGCACAGTTTCAGGCCGGCTTGCCGCCCGGCGTCACGGTTGTTGTCGGCGGCACTGTCGAAACCTCTGCCGAAAGCCAGCAGCCGATAGCAGCCGTGGTCCCGATCATGCTGCTCATCATGGCAACGCTGGTCATGGTGCAGATGCAAAGCTTCCGGCTGTCGCTCATCGTCTTTGCCGCGGCACCTTTGGGGTTGATCGGCGTGGTCGCAGTACTTCTGCCGTTCGGCGTGCCCATGGGCTTTGTCGCCATCCTGGGCATTCTGGCACTGATTGGGATCCTGATCCGCAACTCGGTCATCCTGGTGCATGAGATCCAGGTGCTGATCGCCAAGGGCCATTCGAAATGGAACGCCGTCTTCGAAGCCTCGGACAGCCGGGCCCGCCCGATCCTGTTGACCGCGGCAGCGGCCAGCCTTGCGCTGATCCCGATTTCGCGGCAGGTTTTCTGGGGACCGATGGCTTTCGCCATGATGGGTGGGATCATCGCCGGTACGCTGGTCACGCTGATCTTCGTCCCGGCACTTTACTGCGCGGTGTTCGGTGTCCGCCCGCCCGAAGGCGATCCCATACCCAGCGCCGAGGACCGTATTCGTGCCGCCGCACAGGAATAG
- the motA gene encoding flagellar motor stator protein MotA, whose translation MFGVIGIVLTFLMVFGGYSLAGGNLDIILYSLPFELMIIGGAAIGSFLLSNEMTVIRQALTGVGRSLKGPRWHETDVQDVLCLLFRLLRIVRTSPVELEEHIENPEASPIFQVYPRILADEHVVALITDTLRSASLNYDDPYQVEEMLSQRIGLINKEAMHAPHALQNMADALPALGIVAAVLGVIKTMSSIDQPPEVLGKMIGGALVGTFLGVFLAYGIVAPFAQRLNAVTKQDQAFYDVIKSVLVAGLHQHATNLCVEVGRQSAPEHIRPAFGDLESSLRELKRAS comes from the coding sequence ATGTTTGGTGTGATCGGTATTGTTTTGACATTTTTGATGGTCTTTGGCGGATATAGCCTGGCAGGTGGAAATCTGGATATTATTCTATATTCGCTGCCCTTTGAGCTTATGATTATTGGGGGGGCTGCGATAGGTTCGTTTCTGCTTTCGAACGAGATGACTGTGATAAGACAGGCGCTGACGGGGGTGGGTCGCTCGCTGAAAGGGCCCCGCTGGCATGAAACTGATGTGCAGGATGTGCTTTGTCTGCTGTTTCGGTTGTTGCGGATTGTCCGCACCAGTCCTGTCGAATTGGAGGAGCATATAGAAAACCCTGAGGCCTCGCCCATCTTTCAGGTTTATCCAAGGATCTTGGCTGATGAACATGTCGTGGCTTTGATTACTGACACGCTGCGTTCGGCCAGCCTGAACTACGATGACCCTTACCAGGTCGAAGAGATGCTCTCTCAACGCATCGGTCTGATAAACAAAGAAGCGATGCACGCGCCGCATGCTTTGCAGAACATGGCCGATGCGCTGCCCGCACTGGGAATTGTTGCTGCTGTTCTGGGCGTGATCAAGACCATGAGCTCGATCGACCAGCCGCCTGAGGTGCTGGGAAAAATGATTGGCGGCGCCCTTGTCGGCACATTTCTTGGGGTTTTCCTAGCCTATGGGATTGTGGCCCCGTTTGCCCAGCGACTTAACGCGGTGACCAAGCAGGATCAGGCTTTTTACGACGTGATCAAATCCGTGCTGGTTGCGGGCCTGCATCAGCATGCGACCAATCTCTGTGTCGAGGTTGGGCGGCAGTCCGCTCCGGAACATATCCGTCCCGCGTTTGGCGATCTTGAGAGCTCGTTGCGCGAGCTGAAGAGGGCGTCGTGA
- the fliF gene encoding flagellar basal-body MS-ring/collar protein FliF — protein sequence MLKLQDYWRERSARQKAMLLAAFLLTFAAIAGLSLMASRPGMALLYSGLDPQQSGAVMAAVEKSGVSYEIRGDSIWVAKSRRDELRMTLAGEGLPSAAGVGYEILDGMSGFGTTSQMFDAAYWRAKEGELARTILALPNVKAARVHLAVPNGRGYRREAEATASVTLTTDGTPINHSQARALKFLVSSGVSGMSADRVAVIDSERGVISSGEEFSGETREAGMKRNVERILAAHVGHGNAIVELHLDVVNESELLTEQRFDPQERALISQESEESADQSTNSQQGVVTAASNLPEGQDSTGDQSRSSRSETRQRSNFEVSKVTREVTRQPGATRRLTVAVLVNGIAQTGANDETTLMPRDEAELQAIRELVASAVGFDEARGDAITVKSLPFASLSEAGTLASTGNMLSRVDLNGLIRIALVGFFALALAAFLLRPLLRWKGNPNQDMLDISEQPPALEAFKPEGAPVQAVTDIVPEIDFAPIGANDGDPVGRLKELMKSRKDESLKILSGWIEKREDAV from the coding sequence TTGCTGAAGCTGCAGGACTACTGGCGCGAGCGAAGCGCAAGACAGAAAGCAATGCTGTTAGCTGCTTTTCTGCTCACATTCGCAGCTATTGCCGGGCTTTCACTGATGGCCAGTCGACCCGGCATGGCGCTGCTTTATTCCGGCCTTGATCCGCAGCAGTCCGGCGCAGTCATGGCCGCTGTCGAGAAATCCGGTGTCTCATATGAGATCCGGGGTGATTCGATTTGGGTTGCAAAAAGCCGCCGGGACGAATTGCGCATGACGCTGGCCGGCGAGGGGCTGCCCTCGGCCGCAGGGGTGGGTTATGAGATTCTCGACGGCATGTCGGGCTTCGGTACGACCTCACAAATGTTCGATGCCGCCTATTGGCGTGCCAAAGAGGGCGAACTGGCGCGCACGATCCTGGCCTTGCCGAACGTCAAGGCGGCACGTGTACATCTGGCCGTCCCAAATGGCCGGGGCTACAGACGAGAAGCCGAGGCAACTGCCTCGGTCACGCTGACCACTGACGGCACACCAATCAATCATAGCCAAGCTAGGGCATTGAAATTTTTAGTTTCATCTGGAGTATCAGGTATGTCCGCGGATCGGGTGGCGGTGATCGACAGCGAGCGCGGCGTTATTTCATCGGGTGAGGAATTTTCCGGCGAAACCCGCGAGGCCGGGATGAAACGCAATGTCGAACGCATTCTGGCCGCACATGTCGGCCACGGCAATGCCATCGTTGAGTTGCACCTGGACGTGGTCAACGAATCCGAACTGCTGACCGAACAGCGTTTCGACCCCCAGGAACGCGCGCTGATTTCCCAGGAAAGTGAAGAATCCGCCGATCAAAGCACCAATTCCCAGCAAGGGGTCGTGACGGCGGCCTCAAACCTGCCTGAGGGGCAGGACAGCACCGGCGATCAAAGCCGCTCCTCGCGGTCGGAAACCCGTCAGCGTTCGAATTTTGAGGTCAGCAAGGTTACACGCGAAGTGACGCGTCAGCCCGGCGCAACCCGGCGCCTAACGGTCGCCGTGCTGGTTAACGGTATCGCCCAAACGGGTGCAAACGACGAAACCACCCTTATGCCCCGCGACGAGGCTGAGCTTCAGGCAATCCGCGAACTGGTTGCCTCGGCCGTAGGGTTCGACGAGGCGCGCGGCGACGCAATCACGGTGAAATCGCTACCCTTCGCTTCGCTTTCCGAGGCCGGAACACTGGCAAGCACCGGGAACATGCTGTCACGGGTGGACCTGAACGGGCTGATCCGTATCGCTCTGGTCGGCTTTTTCGCACTGGCTCTCGCAGCATTCCTGTTACGGCCGCTGCTAAGATGGAAAGGCAACCCAAACCAAGACATGCTGGACATATCGGAACAGCCACCGGCACTTGAGGCATTCAAGCCTGAAGGCGCACCGGTACAAGCCGTTACCGATATCGTACCCGAAATCGACTTCGCACCAATCGGCGCAAACGACGGAGACCCGGTTGGGCGGCTCAAGGAGTTGATGAAATCACGCAAGGATGAAAGCCTGAAAATCCTGTCAGGCTGGATCGAGAAACGTGAGGATGCCGTATGA
- a CDS encoding flagellar basal body-associated FliL family protein, which translates to MTDIANMNTKEKSGVGRILLPLGLGLILGVGGFTSTYLGFWSPLSFFVLQGEKIGDSTASVIDFVDVPQIVLTLAGPNPRILVMSIKIETDRSHRAAIEYLTPRLLDSFNGFLADIDSTAFEKRGILDIIRDELATCAIFVLGKEAFTDILITEFRIQ; encoded by the coding sequence ATGACCGATATCGCCAATATGAATACGAAAGAGAAATCTGGCGTCGGCCGTATCCTGTTACCGCTGGGACTAGGTCTGATTCTGGGAGTGGGCGGCTTTACCTCAACTTATTTGGGTTTCTGGTCGCCCTTGTCGTTTTTTGTACTACAAGGGGAAAAGATTGGGGACAGTACTGCGTCGGTTATCGATTTTGTGGATGTTCCCCAGATTGTATTGACACTGGCCGGACCAAATCCGCGGATCTTGGTGATGTCGATCAAGATCGAAACCGACCGTAGCCATCGGGCTGCAATCGAGTATCTGACCCCACGTCTGCTTGATAGTTTCAATGGCTTTCTTGCAGATATCGACAGTACGGCTTTTGAGAAACGCGGAATATTGGATATCATTCGGGATGAGTTGGCGACCTGCGCGATCTTCGTCCTTGGTAAGGAGGCATTTACCGATATCCTCATTACGGAGTTCAGAATACAATGA
- a CDS encoding efflux RND transporter periplasmic adaptor subunit: protein MTECRICLVQANGHWAGCLCKVILIRVFSGAANLSIRSETGDRSDDGTPTPALIVLILALLFTVPPAWAQTPLRVEFVQVEMTELAFDVALTGTIHAKDSVDIGFRLGGRVTEVLVREGDRVTQGQALARTDPLQQEQALHVAQAGVASSEAAEAQASQALQRADSMFKRGVGTRAALDAASQALSAASGGLAQARTSLDQAQRALEDTVIRAPNDAIVTARKAEPGQIVGAAQAVISLASATGREAVFQTPDTPLLRDATGAPVTLTGIDFPDLHMSAQVSEIAPLVDPATGSVTVRAEIDNAPPGADLLGAAVRGSVHFTAGSGIAVPWTALTSIDTKPAVWLVGDDNRVSLAPVQIERFTNGTVILSAGLQPGQTVVGAGSQMLYPGRQVMNASVSTRPE from the coding sequence TTGACAGAATGCCGCATTTGTTTGGTGCAGGCCAACGGCCACTGGGCCGGATGCCTCTGTAAGGTCATACTGATCAGGGTCTTTTCAGGAGCAGCAAATTTGAGCATCCGATCGGAAACAGGTGACAGGTCAGACGACGGAACACCCACGCCAGCCCTGATCGTGCTAATCCTTGCACTGCTTTTCACAGTCCCGCCAGCTTGGGCCCAGACACCCTTGCGGGTAGAGTTCGTGCAAGTCGAAATGACGGAATTGGCCTTTGACGTTGCCCTAACCGGAACCATCCATGCCAAGGACAGCGTCGATATAGGCTTTCGACTGGGGGGACGCGTCACCGAAGTCCTGGTGCGCGAAGGCGACCGGGTCACCCAAGGACAAGCGCTCGCGCGAACCGACCCGCTGCAGCAAGAGCAAGCGCTGCATGTGGCGCAGGCAGGTGTCGCGTCCAGCGAGGCTGCTGAAGCGCAAGCGAGTCAGGCACTTCAACGGGCTGATTCGATGTTCAAGCGCGGCGTGGGCACGCGCGCGGCACTTGATGCGGCAAGCCAGGCCCTGTCGGCCGCCAGCGGCGGGCTTGCGCAGGCACGCACATCCTTGGATCAGGCACAGCGGGCGTTGGAGGATACAGTGATTCGCGCGCCTAATGATGCCATAGTCACGGCCCGCAAAGCCGAGCCGGGACAGATCGTCGGGGCGGCGCAGGCGGTGATCTCCTTGGCTTCGGCTACGGGACGCGAGGCGGTATTTCAAACACCCGACACACCGCTGCTGCGCGACGCAACCGGCGCACCGGTGACTCTGACGGGGATAGACTTTCCAGATCTTCACATGAGCGCACAAGTTTCGGAAATTGCGCCCTTGGTAGATCCTGCCACCGGCTCAGTCACCGTACGGGCCGAGATCGACAACGCTCCACCCGGCGCCGACCTGCTGGGTGCAGCCGTGCGGGGATCGGTGCATTTCACTGCCGGCAGCGGTATAGCGGTGCCCTGGACAGCCCTGACATCGATAGACACAAAGCCCGCTGTATGGCTGGTGGGTGACGACAACCGTGTCTCGCTGGCGCCGGTTCAGATCGAGCGGTTCACCAATGGTACCGTAATCCTCAGCGCCGGACTGCAGCCGGGGCAAACCGTGGTTGGGGCGGGGTCGCAGATGCTCTATCCCGGCCGCCAGGTCATGAACGCATCTGTATCGACGAGGCCGGAATGA
- a CDS encoding FliM/FliN family flagellar motor switch protein, giving the protein MDNLANLIATDEIQVEITIRLGGTQLTVAELSRLRPDDILTLDQDISDGVGICVGDKVIARGELVSGDETDNRLCVRILGQANTP; this is encoded by the coding sequence ATGGACAATCTCGCAAACCTGATAGCAACCGACGAGATTCAGGTAGAAATCACTATCCGTCTGGGCGGCACGCAACTCACCGTCGCCGAGCTTTCCCGTCTGCGCCCCGACGATATCCTTACCTTGGATCAGGATATTTCAGACGGTGTCGGGATCTGCGTCGGCGACAAAGTTATTGCACGGGGTGAACTCGTCTCGGGCGATGAAACCGATAATCGGCTTTGCGTCCGCATCCTTGGCCAGGCCAACACGCCGTGA